The Oncorhynchus tshawytscha isolate Ot180627B linkage group LG32, Otsh_v2.0, whole genome shotgun sequence genome includes a region encoding these proteins:
- the LOC112230095 gene encoding myosin-11 isoform X2: protein MANKKQMTEDEKFLFLDKDFINSPMAQADWSAKKLVWIPSEKNGFEAASVKEEHGDECLVELADNGKKVTVNKDDIQKMNPPKFSKVEDMAELTCLNEASVLHNIRERYFSGLIYTYSGLFCVVVNPYKMLPIYSEKIIEMYKGKKRHEVPPHIYSITDNAYRNMMQDREDQSILCTGESGAGKTENTKKVIQYLALVASSHKGKKDTSAGELEKQLLQANPILEAFGNAKTIKNDNSSRFGKFIRINFDVTGYIVGANIETYLLEKSRCIRQAKTERAFHIFYYMVAGVKDKLREELLLENFSAYRFLIAGHVSISGQQDDEMYEETMEAMNIMGITEEERTGILKVCSTVLQLGNIEFKKERNQEQATMPDNTAAQKVCHLQGINVVDFTRAILTPRIKVGREVVQKAQTKEQADFAIEALAKAMYERLFRWLLARVNKALDKTKRQGASFLGILDIAGFEIFEDNSFEQLCINYTNERLQQLFNHTMFVLEQEEYQREGIEWSFIDFGLDLQPCIELIERPNNPPGILALLDEECWFPKATDVSFVEKLMNTQASHIKFSKPKQLKSKTEFSVHHYAGKVDYNADNWLTKNMDPLNDNVIALLNISSNTFIQELWKDADRVVGLETMAKMSDSSMPSGSKTKKGMFRTVGQLYKESLAKLMTTLHNTQPNFVRCIIPNHEKRAGKLDAHLVLDQLKCNGVLEGIRICRQGFPNRILFQEFRQRYEILAASAIPKGFMDGKQACGLMIKHLDLDPNLYRIGQSKIFFRTGVLAQLEEERDLKITVVIIAFQSQARGYLARKAFAKRQQQLMAMKVIQRNCAAYLKLRNWQWWRLFTKVKPLLQVTRQEEEMGLKDEELQKAKESAVKYESELKEITLKHTTIMEERNALQEQLQAETELYAEAEEMRVRLASKKQELEEILHEMEARLEEEEDRAQALQVDKKKMQQQMQDLEEHLEEEEDARQKLQLEKVACEGKIKKLEDDVLVMEDHNTKLLKERKLMEERLADFSSNLAEEEEKSKNLTKLKNKHESMISELEVRLKKEEKGRQELDKAKRKLEAESNDLQEQIADLLAQIAELKAQLAKKEEELQAALARLEDEMAQKNNALKKIRELEGHISDLQEDLDSERQARNKTEKARRDLGEELEALKSELEDTLDSTATQQELRAKREQEVTLLKKAMDDEGRTHEAQVQEMRQKHTQAVEELTEQLEQSKRVKSNLDKAKQALEKETSELTVEVRSLTTAKQDVENKKRKVEGQLNELQARFTDSEKQKGELGERCSKITIELESVTNLLNEAEGKNIKLSKDVSTLSAQVQDTQELLAEETRQKLQFSTKLRQMEDDRNSLQEQLEEEVEAKRNVERHVSTLNIQLSDSKKKLEEMAGNNELLEESKKRLQRDLEASNTQFEEKASAYDKLEKTKNRLQQELEDILMDLDNQRTIVSNLEKKQKKFDQMLAEEKTISSKYADERDRAEAEAREKETKALSLARALEEAQESREELERANKSLKTEMEDLVSSKDDVGKSVHELEKGKRGLEAQVEEMKTQLEELEDELQAAEDAKLRLEVNMQALKAQFDRDLVGRDEMGEEKKRQLIKQVRELETELEDERKQRATAAAAKKKLEGDMKDLEGQIEMSNKGRDEAIKQLRKIQAQMKDFQRELEDARAAREEVLGTAKESERKAKSLEAELMQIQEELAAAERARKQAEAERDELSNELASNTSGKSALSDEKRRLEAKISQLEEELEEESSNMEILNDRLRKSTQQVDQLNNELQTERTTSQKNESARQQMERQNKDLKAKLQEMENQVKSKFKSSITALEAKVAQLEEQVEQESRDKQAVAKGLRQKDKKLKDLMIQVEDERKQAEQYKEQAEKGNTRMKQLKRQLEESEEESQRITAARRKLQRELDESTEANDAMSREVNSLKSKLRRGTEPSFSAAPRRAGGSARRGVIDDASEEDGDSQGDYNGTKSVE from the exons ATGGCTAATAAAAAACAGATGACTGAGGACGAGAAGTTCCTCTTCCTGGACAAGGACTTCATCAACAGTCCCATGGCCCAGGCCGACTGGTCAGCCAAGAAGCTGGTGTGGATCCCCTCGGAGAAGAATGGCTTCGAGGCGGCGAGCGTCAAGGAGGAGCACGGGGACGAGTGCCTGGTAGAGCTGGCCGACAACGGGAAGAAGGTGACGGTGAATAAGGATGATATCCAGAAGATGAACCCTCCCAAGTTCAGTAAGGTGGAGGACATGGCCGAGCTCACCTGCCTGAACGAGGCGTCGGTGCTGCACAACATCCGGGAGAGGTACTTCTCCGGGCTCATCTAT ACATACTCTGGACTGTTCTGTGTAGTGGTGAACCCATACAAGATGCTGCCCATCTACTCTGAGAAAATCATTGAGATGTACAAAGGGAAGAAACGCCACGAAGTTCCCCCTCACATCTACTCCATCACTGACAATGCCTACAGAAACATGATGCAAG ATCGTGAGGACCAGTCCATTCTTTGCAC TGGGGAGTCTGGTGCGGGTAAGACAGAGAACACCAAGAAGGTCATCCAGTATCTGGCTCTAGTGGCCTCTTCTCACAAAGGCAAGAAGGACACCAGTGCT GGGGAGCTGGAAAAGCAGCTTCTGCAGGCTAACCCCATCCTGGAGGCCTTCGGGAATGCCAAGACCATCAAAAATGACAACTCTTCACGATTT GGTAAATTCATCCGCATCAACTTTGATGTGACTGGCTACATTGTCGGAGCCAACATTGAAACCT ACCTGCTGGAGAAGTCTCGTTGTATCAGACAGGCCAAGACCGAGAGAGCCTTCCACATCTTCTACTACATGGTGGCTGGGGTCAAGGACAAGCTACGCG AGGAGCTTCTGCTGGAGAACTTCAGCGCCTACCGTTTCCTGATTGCGGGCCATGTCTCGATCTCGGGCCAGCAGGACGACGAGATGTACGAGGAGACCATGGAGGCCATGAACATCATGGGTATCACTGAGGAAGAGCGGACAG GCATCCTGAAGGTGTGCTCCACGGTGCTGCAGTTGGGGAACATAGAGTTCAAGAAGGAGAGGAACCAGGAGCAGGCCACCATGCCTGACAACACAG CGGCTCAGAAGGTGTGCCACCTCCAGGGCATCAACGTGGTAGACTTCACCAGAGCCATTCTCACGCCTCGCATCAAAGTGGGCAGAGAGGTGGTGCAGAAGGCCCAGACCAAAGAGCAG GCTGACTTTGCCATCGAGGCCTTGGCCAAGGCTATGTATGAGCGTCTGTTCCGCTGGCTGCTAGCTAGGGTCAACAAGGCTCTGGACAAGACCAAACGCCAGGGAGCATCCTTCTTGGGCATCCTCGACATTGCTGGCTTTGAGATCTTTGAG GATAACTCCTTTGAGCAGCTGTGCATCAACTACACCAACGAGAGGCTGCAGCAGCTGTTCAACCACACCATGTTCGTCCTGGAGCAGGAGGAGTACCAGAGGGAGGGAATTGAATGGAGCTTCATCGACTTCGGCCTGGACCTGCAGCCCTGCATTGAGCTCATTGAGAGGCCG AACAATCCTCCTGGTATTCTGGCCCTGTTGGATGAGGAGTGCTGGTTCCCCAAAGCCACAGACGTCTCCTTCGTGGAGAAACTCATGAACACCCAGGCCAGCCACATCAAGTTCAGCAAACCCAAACAGCTGAAGAGCAAGACAGAGTTCTCTGTGCACCACTACGCTGGAAAG GTGGACTACAATGCTGATAATTGGTTGACAAAGAACATGGACCCGCTCAACGACAACGTCATAGCACTGCTTAACATCTCGTCCAACACGTTTATCCAGGAGCTCTGGAAAGATG CGGACCGTGTGGTGGGCCTGGAGACCATGGCCAAGATGTCCGACAGCTCCATGCCCAGCGGCTCCAAGACCAAGAAGGGCATGTTCCGGACCGTGGGTCAGCTCTACAAGGAGTCCCTGGCCAAGCTCATGACCACGCTGCACAACACCCAGCCCAACTTCGTCAGATGTATCATCCCTAACCACGAGAAGAGG GCGGGGAAACTGGACGCCCATCTGGTCTTGGATCAGCTGAAGTGCAACGGTGTGTTGGAGGGCATCCGTATCTGCCGGCAAGGGTTCCCCAACCGAATCCTCTTCCAGGAGTTCCGTCAGCG TTATGAGATCCTGGCGGCTAGTGCTATTCCCAAGGGATTCATGGATGGCAAACAGGCGTGTGGTCTCATG ATTAAGCACCTGGATCTGGACCCCAACTTGTACCGGATTGGTCAGAGTAAGATCTTCTTCCGTACCGGCGTGTTGGCCCAGCTCGAAGAGGAGAGAGATCTGAAGATTACGGTGGTCATTATCGCCTTCCAGTCCCAGGCTAGAGGTTATCTGGCCAGAAA GGCCTTTGCTAAGAGACAGCAGCAACTGATGGCCATGAAGGTGATTCAGAGGAACTGTGCTGCCTACCTCAAACTCAGGAACTGGCAGTGGTGGAGACTCTTCACCAAG GTCAAGCCTCTGTTGCAAGTGACCCgccaggaggaggagatgggccTGAAGGACGAGGAGCTGCAGAAGGCCAAGGAGTCTGCAGTGAAGTACGAATCAGAGCTGAAGGAGATCACCCTGAAACACACAACA ATTATGGAAGAGAGGAACGCACTGCAGGAGCAGCTGCAGGCTGAGACCGAACTGTATGCAGAGGCGGAGGAGATGAGGGTGCGTCTGGCCTCTAAGAAGCAGGAGCTGGAGGAGATCCTCCATGAAATGGAGGCCAGgttggaagaggaggaagaccgcgCTCAGGCCCTGCAGGTGGACAAGAAAAAGATGCAGCAACAGATGCAG GACCTAGAGGAGcatctggaggaggaggaggatgcccGTCAGAAGCTGCAGCTGGAGAAGGTAGCATGTGAAGGCAAGATCAAGAAGTTGGAGGacgatgtcttagtgatggaggaCCACAACACCAAACTGTTAAAG GAGAGGAAACTAATGGAGGAGAGACTAGCAGATTTCAGCTCCAACCtggcagaggaggaagagaagtcCAAAAACCTGACCAAGCTCAAGAACAAACATGAGTCGATGATCTCTGAACTTGAGG TCCGTCTGAAGAAGGAGGAAAAGGGTCGTCAGGAGCTGGACAAAGCAAAGCGTAAGCTGGAGGCAGAGTCTAACGACCTCCAGGAGCAGATAGCCGACCTGCTGGCCCAGATCGCTGAGCTCAAAGCCCAGTTGGCTaagaaggaggaggagctacaggcTGCTCTGGCCAG GCTAGAGGACGAGATGGCCCAGAAGAACAATGCCCTAAAGAAGATCCGGGAGCTGGAGGGCCACATCTCAGACCTTCAGGAGGACCTGGACTCAGAGCGCCAGGCCAGGAACAAGACTGAGAAGGCCAGGAGGGACCTGGGAGAGGAGCTGGAGGCCCTGAAGTCTGAGCTGGAGGATACACTTGACAGCACCGCTACCCAGCAGGAGCTCCG ggcgaagagagaacaggaggtgaCCCTGTTGAAGAAGGCCATGGACGACGAGGGTCGGACCCACGAGGCCCAGGTGCAGGAGATGAGACAGAAACACACCCAGGCTGTAGAGGAGCTCACAGAGCAGCTGGAGCAGTCCAAACGG GTGAAGTCGAACCTGGACAAAGCCAAGCAGGCCCTGGAGAAGGAGACGTCGGAGCTGACGGTGGAGGTGCGCTCCCTGACCACGGCCAAACAGGACGTGGAGAACAAGAAGAGGAAGGTCGAAGGTCAGCTGAACGAGCTGCAGGCACGCTTCACCGACAGTGAGAAGCAGAAGGGCGAGCTGGGAGAGCGTTGCTCCAAGATCACT ATTGAACTAGAgagtgtcaccaacctcctgaaTGAAGCCGAGGGGAAGAACATCAAGCTGAGCAAAGATGTCTCCACCCTCAGTGCCCAAGTCCAagacacacaa gagctgctggctgaggaGACCCGTCAGAAGCTGCAGTTCTCCACCAAGCTGCGTCAGATGGAGGACGACCGCAACAGTCTGCAGGAAcagctggaggaggaggtggaggccaAGAGGAACGTGGAGAGACACGTGTCCACCCTCAACATACAG CTGTCAGACTCCAAGAAGAAGCTAGAAGAAATGGCCGGCAACAATGAGCTCCTGGAGGAGAGCAAGAAGCGTCTTCAGAGAGACCTGGAAGCGTCCAACACCCAGTTCGAGGAGAAGGCCTCTGCCTACGACAAGCTGGAGAAGACCAAGAACCGTCTGCAGCAGGAGCTAGAGGACATTCTCATGGACCTGGACAACCAGAGGACCATCGTCTCCAACCtggagaagaagcagaagaagttCGACCAG ATGTTGGCCGAGGAGAAGACCATCTCCAGTAAGTACGCTGATGAGAGGGACCGTGCTGAGGCAGAGGCCAGGGAGAAGGAGACCAAGGCCCTGTCTCTGGCCCGTGCTCTGGAGGAGGCCCAGGAGAGCagggaggagctggagagagCCAACAAGTCCCTGAAGACTGAGATGGAAGACCTGGTCAGCTCTAAGGACGACGTGGGCAAGAGT GTCCATGAGTTGGAGAAGGGGAAGCGTGGGCTGGAGGCCCAGGTGGAGGAGATGAAGACCCagctggaggagctggaggacGAGCTGCAGGCTGCAGAGGACGCCAAGCTGCGTCTGGAGGTCAACATGCAGGCCCTGAAGGCCCAGTTCGACAGGGACCTGGTGGGACGTGacgagatgggagaggagaagaagagacagcTCATAAAGCAG GTGCGTGAGTTGGAGACAGAGCTAGAGGACGAGAGGAAGCAGAGAGCCACGGCGGCAGCAGCCAAGAAGAAGCTGGAGGGAGATATGAAGGACCTGGAGGGACAGATTGAGATGTCCAACAAGGGACGCGACGAGGCCATCAAACAGCTGCGCAAGATCCAG GCCCAGATGAAGGACTTCCAGAGGGAACTGGAAGATGCCCGTGCAGCCAGAGAAGAGGTGCTGGGTACGGCcaaggagagcgagaggaaggcCAAGAGTCTGGAGGCTGAGCTCATGCAGATTCAGGAG gagctggCTGCTGCTGAGAGGGCACGGAAACAAGCAGAGGCTGAGCGGGACGAGCTGTCCAACGAACTAGCCAGCAACACCTCTGGAAA ATCAGCCCTGTCTGATGAAAAGCGTCGTTTGGAGGCTAAGATCTCCCAGctggaggaggagctggaggaagaAAGCAGTAACATGGAGATCCTCAACGACAGATTGAGGAAGAGCACTCAACAG GTGGACCAGCTGAACAATGAGCTGCAGACCGAGCGCACCACCTCCCAGAAGAACGAGAGCGCCCGGCAGCAGATGGAGAGGCAGAACAAGGACCTAAAGGCCAAGCTGCAGGAGATGGAGAACCAG GTCAAGTCCAAGTTCAAGTCATCCATCACTGCCCTGGAGGCCAAGGTGGCTCAGTTGGAGGAGCAGGTGgagcaggagagcagagacaAGCAGGCCGTAGCCAAGGGCCTGCGCCAGAAGGACAAAAAGCTGAAAGATCTGATGATCCAGGTGGAGGACGAGAGGAAACAGGCCGAACAGTACAAGGAACAG gcAGAAAAGGGCAACACGCGGATGAAGCAGCTGAAGCGCCAGCTGGAGGAGTCGGAGGAGGAGTCTCAGCGCATCACGGCTGCCCGCAGGAAGCTGCAGAGGGAGCTAGATGAGTCCACCGAGGCTAACGATGCCATGAGCCGTGAGGTCAACTCCCTCAAGAGCAAACTCAG